The DNA region gtgaaactccgtctcaaaaaaaaaaaaaaaaaaaaaaaaaaagtggaataaatatgtgaataatgGCAGTAAGAAATATTAGTATTTATAAAACACAACTGTATTTTTAGCTCTTATCCAGAACAATTATGGTATTATTCTTGTACACATGAGATTACTTTGTGAAGTTGCCTGACACTTTTTCATTATTAGGAAGgccaaaataatataataaagaaaatcaagtttGTAACAATGTACTCAAAGTCAGAAAATATCCTCTCAAAAAACCTTAACGTGGGCTTTTGGGTGCAGTTCGGCATTGGTAGTAGAGCATTTGAGTCCTAGGGCTGGAAATCTGTATTCGATTTTTGtggacttttttattttctcaggatTATCATGAACAATTTATTTATCCTCCATTCTGCCTCAGGTTCTTCATCTCAAATCAATTGATACTTTGATTATGGCTACTCTTTCAGGAATAAGGTGGCATTGCATTGTGATTTGGGTTTGCATATCCTTGATCATttgtgatattgaacattttttcatatgtttgttggccatttgtttatcttctttcgAGAACTGTCTagtcatgtccttagcccactttttgatgggattgtctgttttgttcttaCTGGTTTGTTTGACTTcattgtaggttctggatattagtcttttgttggatgtatagatttgaagattttctcccactctgtgggttgtctgtttactttgctgactgttccttttgctgtgcaaaacctccttagtttaattaggtcccagctacttatctttgtttttattgcatttgcttttgggtttttggtcatgaaatccttgcctaagccaatgtctagaagggttctttttttccaatttcccagaatttttatagtttcaggtctttggtttaagtccttaatccatcttgagttgatttttgtgtaaggtgagagacgAGGATCAAATTTCATTCTCTTACATGTGGCCAGCCAATTataccagcaccatttgttgaaaagcgtgtcctttccccactttatgtttttatttgctaatcAAAGAATCAAAAACAGTAGATATTGGCATAGATGTGGTGATCaggaaacacttatacaccgctggtgggaatgtaaaccagtgcagccactatagaaaacagtgtggagattccttcaagaactaaaagtagagctaccatttgatccagcaatcccactactgggtatctatccagaggaaaagaagtcattattagaaaaagatacttgcatacgCATGTTTATAggagcacaattcacaattgcaaaccatggaaccaacccaaacgcccatcaatcaatgagtggataaagaaattgtggtatgtatatacaatggaatactactcaaccacaaaaaaggaatgaattaactgCATTTTCAAGGAtgtggatgagattggagactattattctctGTGAAGTAACttgggaatggaaaaccaaatatatgttctcactgatatgtgggagctaatcTATGAGGATGCAAAACCCTAAGAATGATACaacggactttggggacttgaggggaaGAGTGAGGTGGGGGGGATAAAGACAACAAATAcagtgcagtgtatactgctcggctGATGCGTGCACcaggatctcacaaatcaccactgaagaacttactcatgtaaccaaataccacctgtaccccaacaacttatggaaaaaaaatcagctgataGTATTAACTACTTGATAGGTATTTTGTGAACATTAAATTAGTCAATATAGGCAAGGACTTAGAATTGTAACTGGTGCACTATATGACCTCgataaattattattactattattatttattgttttgaaacCTACTTTGTCATGTTAGAAATCTATGTTCAGGacacataaaaagaacaaagcatttAAATTAAATGAGACAGAATTCTAGGATAGAAGATAAACCTGAATGCTGCAagagcaaaataagaaaaataaaacatgactaCACAAAGGGCATTATAATTTTCTTGAGTTGCCATCATGGCCCTAAATCCGTTGAATAAATTgtcaaagagagaaatttaaaaaataagcaaaaatttttgtataaaacattaatttttccaGAGAAAATGATGCAGGAAATTTGTCTTAAATGGCTTGAATTGTGTATGAAACTCTCTTGATATTGCATATCTTTTCTCAAACCAAAGTGCCAGGTCTGAATTTCTTGGCACAGCTCAAAGATGACAGGAAATCATCTGTGTGAATACTATGCCTGTGACAATTTTCACTCAGAGCCATTGCTTCTGGCTGAATGTATCATTAGCTATGGAGGAAATGtactataatttatatttaaaatatttatgaaatatgcATGCAAATTACCCAGACAACTTACATTTGTGAGTCGAAAAGatgaaagcaaaatttaaaacactttataaaccaaaatatgatttaattaaaGTTGAAAGTATATTACTTAATAATGTTATTTAATATCACTTTCTTCACATAAAAGTTATTGCTTAAATTCTAGGCCTAAAGGCACTTACCGAAGTAAAGTAGAAGCAGTGAATTCAAGAATCTTAAAAATCCCTCTttgaagagaaaagacaaaatattgaagaattttatttaaaaaaatgtacaggaACAAATCTCCATCTCCTATGCAAATCATAGGTACtaaattctgatttttctcaAATTATATGGAAGACACTTTTAAATGCTACATGCATATCTAAAAAactaaatcatatttaaaaatatccagaGAAATAATGTGACTTGCCTAAGTTCAAAAGCCTATTTATATTAGGTCTCCTGATTCCAAAACCCATGttgtttataatacattttagttCTCTGGGTTCAATGTCCTGTTCTCTCATTCATTCTTCATGTTAGAAGAAATGTTTCCTAGGTCAAATGTCtggttttttttgaaaaaaaaaataagataaaggaTAAACGTTAACTAGCACTTGGTCCAGCTACTTTTTACAATTTCAGATACTGTTGtagcattgtttttatttattaggCTGTATTTGTATTATgacttattatttaatttctagcttagactttttatttgtttcagcTTCTACTTGAGTTTATTGGGATTATGTCAATTTCATCCCCCCAGTTTACTTTTAGCACAAAAGATAACTATTTTTAAGTTGCAAATAAAAAGAGAGCACTCACCAGAGTGGGGATAACTTGGTAAGCATTTGTCTTTATGCTTTTCCATGGTTCCATAATTTTGCGATATTGATATTTTACATATTGGGGCAAGGTGAACTGATAAtattggttgatttttttctagaaaaatatataaataattatctcGATATCCCATGAATCAGAGAGACCTGAACATAACCAAATGAATCAAAACTTTATTTGGATAAATTCTACATTTTACCAAATGAATCTAATTAAAGGAAAATTGATTCATACAAAATTAACTCTATGCTTACATTTATAGAATTAACTGTAGAAGTAAGAAAATTCTTTGCTTAATTCAGACCCCAAAGCCACAGTGCTTgagtgaaagaaatcaaaaacaaagaaaaataaaattaaaaatacatgtaaaaaggCAAGAAGATAATTTCTTGACCAAGATAAGTGACCCCAGTTgtggtttattttctatttctggtaGGAAAATTCTGGTACTCAGAGTCATATAGAATGTGTGATTTACCTTAGTGGAATCTATGACACTGAGCCAGTTAATCTCTCTGAGTATTATTTGTCTTGTAGAAGTAAAAGAATTAATACGGAAAGAGTACTTTGCTTGCACAATGTCtcccatatattttattatgagtACATATTTCCCTCTTCTATGTT from Piliocolobus tephrosceles isolate RC106 chromosome 3, ASM277652v3, whole genome shotgun sequence includes:
- the LOC111524925 gene encoding alpha-S2-casein-like, which gives rise to MESTEVFTEKTELTEEAKNYQKYLKKINQYYQFTLPQYVKYQYRKIMEPWKSIKTNAYQVIPTLGFLRFLNSLLLLYFGNNFSFYLIDCIDSIKQKHR